The window ATGTACTCAtcgataacaaaaaaaatcaattcgtTCAGTAAAGAAGTGGACAGAAACTGGATTTGCTTATACAGAAATAGAAtggaataatattttgaacttcCATTTAAAACTCAAAAGAATCCAAATTTGAGTGGTTGCAATTCTAGattttacatagaattttgCCAACAATTGAGTACCTTTTAAACTCAATATAATTAATTCGCCGGCCTGCTCTTTCTGTAATCAAGATAAAAATACTATAGAACATTTATTTGTGGTCTGTTTTCATGTCAAAGAAAAGTAGCTCTGCTTTGAAGAATAGTTAAGAagcaagtttaattttttaatgacatttgattaaaaaaactttactttttgataaattgaaaaacaaaaatatgtttaagaCTTCAAAACGTATTGAATCTTAcagtataacaatttatttttgctagTAAATATAAGAATGTCCGTAAACTTTCAACGCTCATGGGATACATATTGAGAAACCACTGTTGCTTAAGATTCGTAGATTTGCTGAGTatgaaaagtatttataaactacttgtgatttgttataaaatgtgtttataataGTTGCAAGGAAATTGTAAGCAAATTATGGcaaaagaaaatataagttTACTATTATGTATCCTCCTGCATAGGTATGACTTTTTGATAGCAAGTGTTCCCTTCTCTTTCTCCACCCTcttcacccccaccccccccccccctcctgcACTATTTAACTAAAAATACTCAAACTTCCatggttgataaaaaaaagtattccaGATTGTTTGTGCATATATATGTCTGTTTGTCGGTGTAGACACTTGTCTGTACATCTGAATGTTTATCTACGGTATGTGACTgtgtttatatctttatattaaaTGAAGTGAATATGTGATGTGTAAGCACTGTAAATTAAGTATATGAGAAGGTGTGAATAATTTGTACACGAAAAAAACATGTTATCCgagaaaataattaaacatgtttcattatgttttatatacTTGTACGTACTACAATGCATAATTatacttactttttaaaaatatatatagatgaACATATAACTGCATACATGttcattaataattttgattttttttttaaaagttttgatatacatgtatttaaaaaatattaatagcaCTAATAGATGAATCGTCtgttaatttgtaaacattttcaaatcatagCTCGTGCATGCATTCACACAGAAGATACTTTTTATGCACAGCAGCTAAGCAACCGGTTTAACGGGTTGCTCACTTTTTATGTCATTTAAGATCTATGCAATACTATGCGGCAACATTTAATATTTCCATCGCATTGATCAAACTATAAGAATCTGAGATACAgatgaaatatattatatatccgGACGAGTAAAGTAATTTCTTTAAAGGACGCGATATACTTCATTATGCAACCCATTCTCTCACCAAGAGTCGTGCTTCGAAAGCTTTGCAAGAGGGAATGCAACCCAATTGATCATGTTGATGTTCAAGACGTCAGAAATAAGATTTTAGTTTTGTGtattacaagaaaaaatatctgTTTCACttcataaaaataacaaaatgtacatatgtaggTATTTGATAATCGTGTCCTATAACGTTCTCTTTAGAAACATCGaattgacctaaaaaaaaaattattttgagccTGCACAGAAACTGTTGCTGGGGCCCCCACCTATCACCACCTGTTGTTTTAACTATCTGAAATGTGTTCGATTATTGCGCGGAGCAAATAATTCTATCATTCTAATCTTCCGTTTTCAAATAGAACTTTACAAATCGTTGTTGTTAAAAAAACCATTCATTACCTGCGCATCTTTTGATTAATCCTGCAAAAACAATGACCTATCTCTCCAGCGTCTGACCACGTTGCCTTTGTTTACATCGCATATTAAatcaagagttatcgttcgttccTCTACAAATAAAGGTAAATTTATCTAACATTTATTATATATCTTTACTCTTGGGCATTTTTCactaaaaacaaattgatattgattttataaacgGATAAAGTATTGGTTAATATCATTTAAAGTTTAATTGTTAAAAACCGAAACGACTTACATGTCTAACGGAAGTCGACCAATGTAAAGGGCGGTGTTGTTTGGCGAGTTGTATGCCCTTTGTTTAAGTAACATCCGTTGGAGGTACCATAAAGAGGGGAGAAATTTGACCTGTGCCGTAGTAGGTCATGAAAGCAATTGCAATAAGCGCTTCCGCCTAAAAAGGAAATTTAACAACGAAACAGAATAGTTTCGACTACAAAATAATCAAGTTATGGTTAGAGTtcaccataaaatattttttaagcattGCCATCGTTCAAAACATCTCATTCAACTTACGAAGCAATTGAGGATGAAATTAATTTTCCCTTTATATATTGGATACACACAGATTTTAATTCAATGtgttttataatttgtatttttaagaaCCATAACTGGGTCGAAAGCACGCCTTTGCACTGTTTGATTTATCGTGATGTGAACTCATGATTTTATTCAATAACTTTGAGGTTTACAAAGGCAACTTACGAATAAAGACTACATATGAAGTTATTTCTCGAACATGTTTGTGAATAGGCTATTGTTATGTTTAGGAATTTTATattcttcaatattttttatatctataaatGACATAAGAATCttaagagacagtacagctgcaAACATGAGTGAATgacttcagatttacctattgtatcgttaggaaataagaaatgaCGTTGATTGTAGtagttgaaatacataaaaatccctttcacatacttAATTAACGTTATTATGAGATTCCGGAAATTTAAGGGGcgtacaaaccggaataatcttaaatcgtttatttgtaccacgtggactttgattgacagtaattcacacgtgctgaaaactacacgATCTTCGTCAGACTACGGTCATAAAGGTATACGAGGTTAAAGGGctctctaaacggaacacatcctcacttactcgataatttataaatggtttaccaattttaAGTTCATCTTAAAACGAACAGACATCAATACGTCAAATAACCCCTGAATGGGCCTCATTtagaaaaatgaatttaggttgtagcaactcctatgaGAAACACgtaaaatacatgcttacaaaataattattgtggttattttaaaaactttgaacaattattaccCGGGAAAAGTAGAAAAGGCATATTTGCATCAACAAACATGTAAAGGAGAATCTTCGCAAGCCCTGTATTTGTTCTGTTTACAGTAGATACGCATGCGTACTAGTATAGAAGGCTTACACCgtaacacgttgcgatgtaaatatgtgtatatatgtaaCCTAAATATAGGTTATACgcaattattaattttaatgaaatattagatttatttcatggagaactttgtaattgaagtttatacattcataagtagtacaaaaatactataacgaattagaattttttttttcaagtcggttttGTAATAAGATtcgccgtactgtctctttaagtaTATACTAGATGAATTTTAGTCTGTAACCACTTCGTCtttatgtttgtgtttttatatttttgattattttctatgtaaaacaataacTCTATCTTGTTAATATTAAATCctcatttttcacattttgttttgtttagaaACACAAATTGTCTTCGTTCATGCTTATGAATAATGTTGATACCATGTAGtgcatcaaaaacatttttaacactCTCATGACAACAATCAAAACCAGACAGCGTAATTATTATATGCATATCAAAATAGTGAAATTTGCACAAATTACACTGAACCAGGCGGTATCCCACAACTTGATTAGCTTGTACAGTaaatcaaattatgaaaaaacactgatattaaagtttattttcttatagaGGGAAATTAGAATTTATGTACGCAAATATCAAGCATCTAAAATGCACTCATAATaatttaaagtgaaaaaaaaaaccacaataaaATATTGTGCAAACCTTCTTAGCTCACCAttgtaataaaagatacaatTGTATCTATTATTACAatggtgagctaaaaagggttgtatttttttctgtccattttaaataaagtctgcaaatatatacaattattttggttttcttttcttttatccaGATATAACTATTAAAAGCATTtttgatgttaaaaaatttTGCTTATTAACGTTGAACAAAACACATTACaaaagtttttatatatatttttttcagaggaTACACTCATTCTCTTTACTCTTAAAAATGTACTTTTCAACCACATATGTTATGATAAGCAAATGCATAACAATAAGTTATATATCAAATAGATTTATAGTGTATCTAGTTTTGTATGGGAACTAATCTTTAAAAGATTGATTTCAAAATGTTGTTGACTTTTAATCCGGAACTTTGTGGAAAACCCACTTGAAATACTCAATTTTTGAGGAAGCTTGCTGAACCTTATACaacacgattttgatcaaagtttaacattgaTATTGCTTCAGAAAAATAAATCGCAAGTGTACTTAATTCACTTTTGTAAGTTACACAATTTTTGGTTTGAACatgttttaatgtatttatGATATACAGTGGGTTTGAACACAAGTTCTAGCAACTAACGAGGTTCTCATCCTTCACTATAACAcagttttttcaaaattgtattttcacATGTCTACTTTCAAAACAAGTGTAACATATTttcccaaatatttttaattttgaaacagtAAAACACCCACACCTTAGAATTCGTAAATAACCGGCCATTTATTGATATTTGGCAATCATAGATGCCAAGCTGTGGATCCTGTGATTGTAGTGTAAATAGGACTTTAATACCTtatatcgggggggggggggggggttgcgttTCACATACTTTGCAAAAATGGGGGAAATCTGTATCATTTTTAATATGTCATTTTCTGCAATTTGAAAAGTTTCTTATGGAAAatgatacaggatataatttctgcgtatttaattttttgcgatttaaagAAGTCGTGAAAAAAGGGAAAATTACTGGATATACGGTATATTTACTCATATATGTACATTCAATATTAAAGTTCTTTAATTTCAAACGAGGGAtataatttgtacatgtaaatttatactAGATACACATTATCCCTAACAACTTAACACACTATCAtcaataattctatttttataggTTGTGAgtaaaacatttaagaaaaacatCTTGGacatgaaaatattattttatgggATTCAAAAAAGTATAAGGGCTATCTATAATTTATAATCAAAAagcataattatttaaaacagtAGTAGTCGAATATTATTGTactattcaaaatgttttgtttaagcTATTTTGAAGGTATGgcttttttgcttatttttccGATTCTGTAAGATAAATATGAAAATCTTTATTGATTGAGGAACtctattgttttcaaaacatatttttatttctgacaACTCGAAAGCGTTAATCATGATATGTCAGTAATTCCGATAACCTAAAAACAAGGAAGGAAGCTCTGACTCCTTTGCCGATCAGAATATCTAGCAGATCAAAACTGGCTCTATCTAATTTGTTCATGTTTCGAACAAATGTGATACTTCTTTGCAACAGAGATGACTATCGGAATGTTAACTGGacacttttgtttttgtttgtctgTCTCGGTAGAAATCATGCGGTCATTCCAATTTGTTCAGAGTAAGTATATTGTTTTACTCGcaacagaaataaaaaatatactgcatcattcaccaaaaaaaatgataatgtaaacGGTTGTAATCATACCGAtcaaattttttgttatatatataattttatttatcaattttttttcccatttatagGAACTTCAAAGGTTGTTGTTTAGGTTATATCTGGAACTCTACAATCAATATGTGCGATAGTAAGTTTTCAAATTCTATCTGTTTATAATTGATCATTTAAAAGCAAACCATAATATTACCAAGTGCCctattgaaaaatgtttttatttgaaatcgaTGTAACAGTAACAAACGTGCGGATTAACATAGTCTATTCACAGATTGTGTTAAAATGTTGTTACAGAATGTATATCTGGGTATACAGGACTAAACTGTACATCAATATGCCCTTACCCTACTTACGGAGATAACTGCCAACACATTTGTGACTGTAGCAAGGACGAGTGTGATTTGTCTTTGGGTTGTAATAGTTTAACATCTGGTAATGTTTCCCTCtaaatgataaattttacaaatattgctGAACTTTTACACAGCGAGCATTGTTAATGCTTCAATTCTTTTTCAGAGAAGCAAACGTTTTACTTATCCACAACCAAATTTGACAATCTTTTTAGTGAGTTTTTTACAATAAGGAATACTAAGCCCGATTTTTTATCAAAGCACAATATTTCGTTTCAAAAGAGAGAAAAGATTGTTCttatcatttttacaattattattatGTGCCTGAATAATATTTGCCAAAATTGTTGTTTGGTTTCCCGATAAGCGACGACGAGAGCCGGGGAAGGCGCCAAGTACAGTTCAAATTATTCCGGAACACGGCTTTGTTTATGaaaacattgataattttggttCCCCTTCTTTGGAAATCCAATAACTAAAGCGATGTCTTCCAATGTAACCACAAACAAtggttttctaatttttttttagcttggAGAAAAGAAACCTGATACCGAGATACTATATTTTagttcaatttatattttgttatgctCTTTTAAAGGCGTCTGAGTTTTAGctagaatttaaaatttcaatttaacttTGTTAATTTCTGCAATTGATCtaaaaactttattgatttaagacTCCATTTGTTATGCTACTTCACTCTCTCAAGTATTGGATTacagaaatattttcttttaattgtagTTAATAAGCGCCGATTTTCATATTTGACATGCAATTATGCTACTGTATCTAAATCTCTTAGAGGTGATGATGCTCTTGAACGCACAATTTGTGAAGATTTGTATACTGACAATGAGCTTAATTGAATTAAAGTGATTTGTATTCGATTTTTGATAAGCTGCATTTCTGTCAAATATTAATCGAAgtcaaattattgtttttcacTAATAAATTCATACCTTTTCTTAGAAAATGGTTTCGCTTCTCAAGAAAAAAGCGTTAAGATAAATACACTTGTTTCCAAACCATCTTGCTTGGTGAATTCATTCCATCTGCTCAACAGTTGCATTTCTGATCTCTTGACATTATTCAGAACCGTCTATTCGTTTGATGACCCTATTTAGCATATATTAACGACCTCTCT is drawn from Crassostrea angulata isolate pt1a10 chromosome 5, ASM2561291v2, whole genome shotgun sequence and contains these coding sequences:
- the LOC128185018 gene encoding LOW QUALITY PROTEIN: uncharacterized protein LOC128185018 (The sequence of the model RefSeq protein was modified relative to this genomic sequence to represent the inferred CDS: inserted 2 bases in 1 codon; substituted 1 base at 1 genomic stop codon), translating into MFRTNVILLCNRDDYRNVNWTLLFLFVCLGRNHAVIPICSENFKGCCLGYIWNSTINMCDKCISGYTGLNCTSICPYPTYGDNCQHICDCSKDECDLSLGCNSLTSEKQTFYLSTTKFDNLFSEFFTIRNTKPDFLSKHNISFQKREKIVLIIFTIIXLCAXIIFAKIVVWFPDKRRREPGKAPSTVQIIPEHGFVYENIDNFGSPSLEIQ